The Astyanax mexicanus isolate ESR-SI-001 chromosome 14, AstMex3_surface, whole genome shotgun sequence genome window below encodes:
- the ccr6b gene encoding C-C chemokine receptor type 6, with protein sequence MDSEEESRTEMYDYSEDDGMCNMKSNHEKLLTIQTCLYSFIFALGLLGNILVLATYAFYRKAKNMTDIFLVNVALADLLFVLALPLIIYNENYSWSMGTWACKLLSGTYSINLYSSMLLLACISGDRYVAIVKARNSFGIRKKAQIYSRLICSIIWLLAISLSIPTLIYYKVIELENLNGETEETVCFFKYNTTETAKVMKILLPSTQVSVGFFVPLLVMGFCYISILLTLLRAQNYQRHKAVRVVLAVVIVFILCHLPYNVLLLVHTKNLFAPRPCKEEQNILFALNVTKIVAYLHCCINPILYAFIGVKFRNHFCKIMEDLWCLGKRYFTSGRYSQQTSELYIPAHKSSFEVDHENPSSFSM encoded by the coding sequence ATGGATAGCGAGGAGGAATCTCGAACAGAAATGTATGATTACTCTGAGGACGATGGAATGTGCAATATGAAAAGTAACCATGAAAAACTACTGACAATCCAAACCTGCCTCTACTCTTTCATCTTTGCACTAGGACTCTTGGGCAATATTTTGGTCCTTGCTACGTACGCATTCTACAGAAAGGCCAAGAACATGACGGATATCTTCCTGGTCAACGTGGCCTTGGCGGATCTACTGTTTGTCCTTGCTCTGCCGTTGATCATATATAATGAGAATTACAGCTGGAGCATGGGCACCTGGGCATGTAAGCTTTTATCAGGAACCTACAGCATCAACCTGTACAGCAGCATGCTCCTGCTGGCCTGCATCAGTGGAGACCGCTATGTGGCCATTGTTAAAGCCAGGAATTCCTTTGGAATTCGCAAAAAAGCTCAGATATACAGCCGGCTCATCTGCTCAATCATTTGGCTGCTTGCCATTTCATTGTCCATTCCGACGCTCATCTACTACAAGGTAATCGAACTGGAAAATCTGAACGGTGAGACAGAAGAAACTGTATGTTTCTTCAAGTATAATACGACTGAAACCGCCAAGGTGATGAAGATTCTGCTGCCCAGCACTCAGGTCAGTGTGGGCTTCTTCGTGCCATTGCTTGTGATGGGCTTCTGTTACATCAGCATCCTGCTAACTCTGCTCAGAGCACAGAACTACCAGAGGCACAAGGCAGTCCGCGTGGTTCTGGCAGTGGTCATCGTCTTCATTCTCTGCCACCTCCCGTACAACGTCCTGCTCCTGGTCCACACCAAAAACCTCTTTGCACCGAGACCCTGCAAAGAAGAGCAGAATATTCTGTTTGCTTTGAATGTAACCAAGATTGTGGCCTACCTCCACTGCTGCATTAATCCCATCCTCTACGCCTTTATTGGTGTGAAGTTCAGGAATCACTTCTGCAAGATTATGGAAGACCTGTGGTGCTTGGGGAAGAGATACTTCACCTCGGGACGCTACTCCCAGCAGACGTCAGAACTCTACATTCCGGCACACAAGTCCAGCTTTGAAGTCGATCACGAGAATCcatcctcattttcaatgtaa